In a genomic window of Flavobacterium crassostreae:
- a CDS encoding lysophospholipid acyltransferase family protein has protein sequence MQKLLSYPISVIYYLLFGLTLVVFHPIQWVCFNVFGYQAHKKSVDYLNFFLVKCTNLIGTRYHFEGIENIPKGVPIIFVCNHQSMYDIVAMIWYLRRFHCKFVSKKELGSGIPSVSYNLTHGGSVLIDRKDPKQAIPAIKGLSQYIEKNRRSAVIFPEGTRSKTGHPKPFAQSGLKILCKYAPSAYVVPVSINNSWKMVKFGFFPVGLGNRLTFAIHHPLKVSAFSFEELVEKAENAVVKGIKI, from the coding sequence ATGCAAAAACTTCTTTCCTACCCAATATCCGTAATTTATTACTTACTTTTTGGGCTTACATTAGTGGTGTTCCATCCCATTCAGTGGGTTTGTTTTAATGTGTTTGGTTATCAGGCGCACAAAAAAAGTGTGGATTATCTGAATTTTTTTTTGGTAAAATGCACCAACTTAATAGGGACTAGATACCACTTTGAAGGCATAGAGAACATTCCAAAAGGCGTGCCTATAATTTTTGTTTGCAACCACCAAAGCATGTATGATATTGTGGCAATGATCTGGTATTTAAGACGTTTTCATTGTAAATTTGTTAGTAAAAAAGAGTTGGGATCCGGTATTCCAAGTGTTTCGTATAATTTAACCCACGGCGGGTCGGTACTAATTGATCGCAAAGATCCCAAACAAGCGATACCTGCAATAAAAGGATTGTCGCAATATATTGAAAAAAACCGTCGTTCTGCGGTGATTTTCCCGGAAGGGACCCGTAGCAAAACCGGCCATCCAAAGCCTTTTGCGCAAAGCGGATTAAAAATATTGTGTAAATATGCTCCGTCTGCCTATGTGGTTCCGGTGAGTATTAATAATTCTTGGAAAATGGTAAAATTTGGTTTTTTTCCTGTTGGTTTAGGAAATCGCCTTACCTTTGCCATACACCATCCATTAAAGGTAAGTGCGTTTTCTTTTGAGGAGTTGGTAGAAAAGGCCGAAAACGCAGTAGTAAAAGGAATAAAAATTTAA
- a CDS encoding S41 family peptidase — MHSYFKKKYLIPIAASAFLIVGTSFKNDFFEIAKQIEIFTTLFKELNTNYVDQTNPGELMDKAIKGMLSSLDPYTVYFNEQDVLKFKINNTGEYTGIGAIINRKEGTIIIREVFKGFPADKAGIQPGDEITKINDVLLSDFKADASELLKGGKNTKIAITYTRQGKTNTTEIILDEVEVKSVPFFAKIDATTGYIAIEHFNKKASNETRAALEALKKQGAERIVLDLRGNPGGLLNEAVAICNLFVAKDEIIVTTKSKIEKHNNTYKTTFDPVDTQIPLVILIDARSASASEIVSGALQDLDRAVVIGGRSYGKGLVQKPINLTYDTQLKVTISRYYTPSGRCIQALDYTHKDKNGAAIRTEEKNYNAFKTRNGRTVYDGGGILPDILLEDPGSKAILDALQKNDGIFNYATQYYHKHPNLGSKIPNITATDYQDFKQFLKSGKYAFDTQTIVALKNTLEVAKKEKIDATIKLEYDQLLQSIEKSQETLLDKNQEKIKSVLVEEILKRYQYQEGLYHYYLEHSPEIQKAVTLLKDPQAYAKILK; from the coding sequence ATGCATTCTTACTTTAAAAAAAAATACCTTATCCCTATTGCTGCTTCGGCATTTTTGATAGTTGGCACGAGCTTCAAAAATGATTTTTTTGAAATTGCCAAGCAAATAGAAATTTTTACTACTCTGTTTAAAGAACTCAACACCAATTATGTAGACCAAACCAATCCGGGAGAACTGATGGACAAAGCCATTAAAGGCATGCTCTCTAGTTTGGATCCATACACGGTTTATTTTAATGAGCAAGACGTACTCAAATTTAAAATTAACAATACCGGCGAATACACCGGAATAGGTGCTATCATTAATCGCAAAGAGGGAACTATTATTATCCGAGAAGTATTTAAAGGTTTTCCGGCTGATAAAGCAGGTATCCAACCAGGAGACGAAATAACCAAAATAAATGACGTGCTATTGTCGGATTTTAAAGCCGATGCTTCGGAATTGTTAAAAGGAGGCAAAAACACCAAAATTGCCATTACCTATACCCGACAAGGCAAAACCAATACCACCGAGATTATTCTGGATGAAGTAGAGGTAAAATCGGTGCCTTTTTTTGCAAAAATTGATGCTACAACGGGATATATCGCAATCGAACATTTTAACAAAAAAGCATCCAACGAAACTAGAGCTGCTCTAGAAGCTTTAAAAAAACAAGGTGCCGAAAGAATTGTTTTAGACCTTCGTGGCAATCCTGGCGGTTTATTAAATGAAGCCGTTGCTATTTGCAACCTCTTTGTAGCCAAGGATGAAATTATTGTTACCACAAAATCCAAAATTGAGAAACACAACAACACCTACAAAACAACCTTTGATCCTGTAGACACACAAATTCCATTGGTAATCCTGATTGATGCCCGAAGCGCCTCTGCATCAGAAATTGTTTCTGGAGCCTTGCAGGATCTAGATCGAGCGGTGGTTATAGGTGGCAGGAGCTACGGAAAAGGATTGGTACAAAAACCCATTAACCTGACCTATGACACCCAACTAAAAGTTACTATATCTAGATACTACACGCCTTCAGGCCGATGCATCCAAGCCTTAGACTATACCCATAAAGACAAAAATGGCGCTGCTATTAGAACCGAAGAAAAAAACTACAATGCCTTTAAAACTCGTAACGGAAGAACCGTTTATGATGGCGGTGGCATTCTGCCAGACATTCTATTAGAAGATCCTGGTAGCAAAGCCATTTTGGATGCGCTCCAAAAAAACGATGGCATATTTAATTACGCTACCCAATACTATCATAAACACCCGAATTTAGGCAGCAAAATACCCAATATTACTGCAACGGATTACCAAGATTTTAAGCAATTTTTAAAATCCGGAAAATACGCTTTTGATACCCAAACCATAGTGGCCTTAAAAAACACATTGGAGGTTGCCAAAAAAGAAAAGATAGATGCAACCATTAAATTAGAATACGACCAACTATTGCAAAGTATAGAAAAAAGTCAAGAAACTTTGTTGGACAAAAATCAAGAAAAAATTAAAAGCGTACTGGTCGAGGAAATTCTTAAAAGATACCAATACCAAGAAGGGCTTTACCACTATTATTTGGAGCATAGTCCCGAGATTCAAAAAGCAGTAACCCTTTTGAAGGATCCCCAAGCTTAC
- the rnpA gene encoding ribonuclease P protein component: protein MNFSYPKQEKLKSKNTIDLLFSEGKSVSKYPLRLVYYSGDTTEDLKIKMGVSVSKKHFKKAVDRNRYKRILRETYRLNKHLLVDALDKPHAFMLFYQTKEKWTYDAIHTKTIQLFEKFVAQTTKKED, encoded by the coding sequence ATGAATTTCAGCTATCCTAAACAAGAAAAATTAAAAAGTAAAAACACCATTGATTTACTCTTTTCAGAAGGCAAATCCGTGTCCAAATATCCGTTGCGTTTGGTTTACTATTCTGGAGACACCACCGAGGATTTAAAAATAAAAATGGGAGTTTCGGTTTCTAAAAAACACTTCAAGAAAGCCGTAGACAGAAACCGCTATAAACGCATCCTCAGAGAAACCTACCGCCTAAATAAGCATCTATTGGTGGACGCACTAGACAAACCCCATGCCTTTATGTTGTTTTATCAAACCAAAGAAAAATGGACCTATGATGCCATCCATACCAAAACCATACAGCTCTTTGAAAAGTTTGTAGCCCAAACTACAAAAAAAGAAGACTAG